A window of Deferribacterota bacterium genomic DNA:
TTCCTTAGGAGGTTTAATTGTTTAGTGGCGATTATATTATTACATCTGAATCAGTAACTGAGGGGCATCCTGACAAGATAGCAGATCAAATATCTGATGCAATTTTAGATGAGATGTTGAAAGGGGATCCTCTTAGCAGGGTTGCCTGTGAAACAATGGTTACTACAGGGCTAGCAATAGTTGCAGGAGAGATAACAACCAGTACTTATGTAGACATTCCTGGTATAATAAGGAATACTGTTAGGGATATTGGCTATACGCGAGCAAAATTTGGTTTTGATTATGAAACTTGTGGGGTTATCACCTCAATTGACAAACAATCGCCAGATATATCTGATGGTGTAGATACTGGTGGGGCAGGTGACCAAGGGTTGATGTTTGGATATGCTTGTGATGATACTGAGGAATTAATGCCCTTGCCAATTATGCTTGCTCACAGATTGTGTATGAGGTTGTCAGAGGTTAGAAAAAAGGATATATTGCCCTATTTGAGACCAGATGGAAAATCACAGGTTACTGTTAGATATTCAAATTTTAAACCTGTTGAGATTACTACTGTTGTTTTATCAGCTCAACATTCACAGGAGGTTAAATCTATTGATTTAAGAGATGATTTAATAGAATATGTGATAAAAGAGGTTTTACCTAAGGATTTATATGATGAGGAAAAGATAAAATATTATATAAATCCTACTGGCAGATTTGTAAAAGGTGGGCCAATGGCTGATTGTGGTTTAACGGGCAGAAAAATAATAGTTGATACTTATGGTGGCGTTGCTCATCATGGTGGTGGGTGTTTTAGTGGTAAAGATCCCACAAAGGTTGATAGAAGTGCTGCTTATATGGCACGCTACATAGCAAAGAATATTGTTGCAAGTGGGGTTGCAAAGAGGTGTGAAATACAAGTGGCTTATGCAATAGGTGTTGATAAACCGGTGTCAGTTATGGTTGATACCTTTAATACAGGAATAATTCCATCTGATAAGTTAGGCAATATAATTTTGGATATTTTTGATTTAAGTCCCAAAAAAATTATTGAAGCCTTAGATTTAAGAAAGCCTATTTTTAAAGAAACAGCTGCTTATGGTCATTTTGGGCGCAATCATTTTAGTTGGGAACAATGTAACAGAGTTAATGATATAAAGGATAAAATATAATATATATTTAGGTGATTATATGAATGATTATCATGTTAAAGATATTGAGAAAGCTTTTAGAGGTTTAAAAAGGATTAATTGGGCAGATCTAGAAATGCCAGTGCTTCGTTCTATAAGAAATGATTTTTCAAAGAGTAAGGTTTTAAAGGATTTAAGGATTTCATGTTGTCTACATGTTACAACAGAGACTGCAAATCTTGTTAGAACATTAAAAAGTGGTGGTGCTGATGTTTTATTGTGTGCATCCAATCCACTATCTACTCAGGATGATGTTGCAGCTAGTCTTGTTAAAGATTTTGATATACCAGTCTATGCAATTAGAGGAGAAGATAATAATATATATTATGACCATATTAGAAAGGCAATTGACCACAAGCCCCATATCATAATGGATGATGGTGCAGATTTAATTTCTACTGTTATGAAAGAGGGCGGTAGTGTAATAGAAAATGTGATTGGTTCAACTGAGGAGACAACAACTGGGGTTATTAGATTAAAATCCTTAGAAAGAAATAACCTTTTGAAATTTCCTGTGATTGCAGTTAATGATGCTCATACAAAGTACTTATTTGATAATAGATATGGAACTGGGCAATCAACACTAGATGGTATTATTAGGGCAACAAATACTTTGATAGCTGGTAAAGTGGTAACAATTGCTGGGTACGGCTGGTGTGGTAAAGGGGTTGCTGCCAAAGCTCGTGGTATGGGTGCTAATGTTATAATAACTGAGGTTGATCCTATAAAATCTCTTGAAGCTGTTATGGACGGTTTTTTAGTTATGCCTATGCAAGAAGCTGTAAAGAAATCAGATATTGTAATTACAGTCACAGGCAATATTGATGTGCTTACTAAAGAACATTATAAGGTAATGAAAAATAGATGTATAATATGCAATGCAGGTCATTTTAATGTAGAAATAAATATTAAAGATTTGGAAAACCTAGCTAAAGAGATTAGATCTAATGTTAGAGATAATGTAGATGAATATATTCTAGAAGATGATAGAAGGATATATCTTATTGCAGGTGGGCGTTTAGTCAATCTTTCAGCAGCTGAAGGTCATCCCCCTATGGTTATGGATATGAGTTTTTCAACACAAGCGAAAGCAGTCGAATATCTTCTTTTAAACAAAGGAAGTCTAGCAAGTAAAGTATTAACTATACCTGATTATATAGAGAAAGTTATAGCTAAGATAAAGTTGGGATCGCTTAATATCTCAATTGATGCATTAAGTGAAAATCAGGAAAAATATCTATCTTCCTGGGAATTTGGGACGTGATACAAAATTACAGTGATGTTGTTGTAATAGGTGCTGGACCTTCTGGCTTGTATGCGTCTAAATTATTATCAGATAATAAAATTAAACCATTAGTTATATCAGAGAATATAGGTGGTAATTATTGCCGCAATGGTGCTTTATTATCTAATACATTATTATACCTAAGCTCTATACATGAATCCTTTTTAAGAGATTGTTCAAGGCTTTTTGAGAAGCCTCTAATTGAAAAACTACCAAATATAAATATGGAAAAATTGAGAAAATATTTTGACAACGTTTCTAATAGGTATATAAAAAGCAACACTAATCAATTAGAAAAAATTTCAGATTATATTAATGGATATGCTAAATTTACCTCAAAAAATACATTAGAAGTAGATTTAGATGGCAAGAAAACAGAAGTTAAATTTAGGGATGCTATTATAGCTACTGGCTCTAAATCTATAGTTTTTGATAGCAAACCAATTTTAAAATTAATGACGACAGATAATTTTTTTACTTTAGAAAAAATACCTGAATCTGTTATAATAATTGGTGGTGGTTTTGTTGGATGTGAATTTGCAAGTTTTTTCAAGAGAATGGGTTCTGATGTTTTAATTATTGAGAAAGAGTCCCGTTTGTTAAATGATTTTGAAGAGCAAATTGTTAAAAAATTTCAGGATAATTTAATAAAAAATAATATAAAACTAAAGCTAAATGCTAAAGTTGACCATATTGATAGGGTAGGTAATAAAGGGATTATTTTATTCGACAATGGGGATAATGCAGAAGCTGAAGAGATTTTTATTGCAATTGGAAGAAAGCCAAATTTATCAAATATAGGTTTGGAAAATTTAGATATAGATTTTAAAGATGATATTCCTACATTAGATGATAATTTTTTAGTAAACAATGATAATATATACATAATAGGGGATGCAACAGGAATTAATATGTCTGTTCCCTTTACAACTTACTCTGCAGAAAAGGCAGTATTTAGTATGTTAGGCAAAAAATTAAAGATTAATTCATACCTTTATCCAAGGCTTATTAATCTAAGTCCCGATATTGCATCAATAGGTATTGATGAAAGAGAGGCTATAAGATTAAATATTGATTATATTGTGGCTAAATATACATATTCATATTTAAAAAGACATGTTATAGAGAGCGCTTCGACTGGTTTGATAAAGTTAATCTATAGTAAATCTTCTAAAAAATTATTAGGTGCCCATATTTTTGGTAGGGGTTGTAAAGAAATAATTTCAAGTCTATCTATTGTAATGCAATTTGGTATTAAAATAGATAAATTGTCTCATTGCTTTTTTAACCATCCAAGTTATGCTGAGATTTTAAGAAATTTAGGGCAGCTAATTGCTAGTTAAAGTTTTATTTTCTATAATTTTTTGGTTATTTTTAATAATACTCTCAATTATTATTTTATTAATTTCATTCCCCTTTTTTTTGTTAAATAAAGACAGTGATATATTGCACAAATTATCATATTATTGGGGTAAGCTATTGTTGTCTATTAGTTTTACAAAACTAAGAATAAAGAGATATTCTAACAAGATTGACAAATCTAAAGAATATATTTTTATGTGTAACCATCAAAGCTTCTTTGATACTTATATACTATTTACATTGTTAAGAGATTTTAAAGCAGTTTTTCTGTTAAAAAAGGAATTATATAAAATACCTTTGATGGGCATAGTCTTTAAAAAGCTTAACTATATTCCAATTGAAAGGGGAAAAAGAGAAAGTTCTTACAAAAGTTTGATTAATGCAATCAATTCTATAAAAAATGGACAATCGGTTATTATTTACCCAGAAGGTACTCGATCCGAGGATGGCAGATTACTTCCTTTAAAAAAAGGAGGGTTCATTATAGCCGCTAGATCAAAAAGAGATATTGTTCCTATTAAAATCAAATATAGAAAAAAAATAATTCAATCAAAGGGTTCTTTTTTAATTAATCCTTTTCAAGTTGTTGATGCTTATATATATGATCCAATAAAAAGTGATAGAGCAGATGTTAATGAACTATTAAAAAAGATTGAGTCACTATTGACATGAAAAAGGCTATATTGTCTCTAGGTTCAAATATAGGAGATAGAAAGGCTTTTATAAAAAGAGCGCTGCAATGTTTATCAAAGGAAATTACAATTAAAAAGATTTCATCAATCTATGAAAGTTGTTCCTTATTGAAAGATGGCCAAAATGATTACTATAATATTGCTATTTCAGCCGAGACAAATTATACTCCAGAAGAGTTTTTATTATTTATTAAAGAAGTAGAGACATCAGTAGGCAGGCTTGATAGAGGCAAATGGTTGCCAAGGGAGATAGATATAGATATAATAGATTATAATGGTGAAGTAATATGTAATGAATTCATATGTATACCACACAAACTTATGCATAAGAGAAGTTTTGTGCTTTATCCTTTAAGAGATATTTGTGTGAATTATATGCATCCAGTAAGTAGAAAACATATAAATAATATGATTAATAACTTATCAGATAAATTAGAAATAAAGAAAGTAGGGGAGATCTATGGCAATTTTAACAATCTCTAGGGA
This region includes:
- the metK gene encoding methionine adenosyltransferase, with the protein product MFSGDYIITSESVTEGHPDKIADQISDAILDEMLKGDPLSRVACETMVTTGLAIVAGEITTSTYVDIPGIIRNTVRDIGYTRAKFGFDYETCGVITSIDKQSPDISDGVDTGGAGDQGLMFGYACDDTEELMPLPIMLAHRLCMRLSEVRKKDILPYLRPDGKSQVTVRYSNFKPVEITTVVLSAQHSQEVKSIDLRDDLIEYVIKEVLPKDLYDEEKIKYYINPTGRFVKGGPMADCGLTGRKIIVDTYGGVAHHGGGCFSGKDPTKVDRSAAYMARYIAKNIVASGVAKRCEIQVAYAIGVDKPVSVMVDTFNTGIIPSDKLGNIILDIFDLSPKKIIEALDLRKPIFKETAAYGHFGRNHFSWEQCNRVNDIKDKI
- the ahcY gene encoding adenosylhomocysteinase, with translation MNDYHVKDIEKAFRGLKRINWADLEMPVLRSIRNDFSKSKVLKDLRISCCLHVTTETANLVRTLKSGGADVLLCASNPLSTQDDVAASLVKDFDIPVYAIRGEDNNIYYDHIRKAIDHKPHIIMDDGADLISTVMKEGGSVIENVIGSTEETTTGVIRLKSLERNNLLKFPVIAVNDAHTKYLFDNRYGTGQSTLDGIIRATNTLIAGKVVTIAGYGWCGKGVAAKARGMGANVIITEVDPIKSLEAVMDGFLVMPMQEAVKKSDIVITVTGNIDVLTKEHYKVMKNRCIICNAGHFNVEINIKDLENLAKEIRSNVRDNVDEYILEDDRRIYLIAGGRLVNLSAAEGHPPMVMDMSFSTQAKAVEYLLLNKGSLASKVLTIPDYIEKVIAKIKLGSLNISIDALSENQEKYLSSWEFGT
- a CDS encoding NAD(P)/FAD-dependent oxidoreductase, whose translation is MIQNYSDVVVIGAGPSGLYASKLLSDNKIKPLVISENIGGNYCRNGALLSNTLLYLSSIHESFLRDCSRLFEKPLIEKLPNINMEKLRKYFDNVSNRYIKSNTNQLEKISDYINGYAKFTSKNTLEVDLDGKKTEVKFRDAIIATGSKSIVFDSKPILKLMTTDNFFTLEKIPESVIIIGGGFVGCEFASFFKRMGSDVLIIEKESRLLNDFEEQIVKKFQDNLIKNNIKLKLNAKVDHIDRVGNKGIILFDNGDNAEAEEIFIAIGRKPNLSNIGLENLDIDFKDDIPTLDDNFLVNNDNIYIIGDATGINMSVPFTTYSAEKAVFSMLGKKLKINSYLYPRLINLSPDIASIGIDEREAIRLNIDYIVAKYTYSYLKRHVIESASTGLIKLIYSKSSKKLLGAHIFGRGCKEIISSLSIVMQFGIKIDKLSHCFFNHPSYAEILRNLGQLIAS
- a CDS encoding lysophospholipid acyltransferase family protein; amino-acid sequence: MLSISFTKLRIKRYSNKIDKSKEYIFMCNHQSFFDTYILFTLLRDFKAVFLLKKELYKIPLMGIVFKKLNYIPIERGKRESSYKSLINAINSIKNGQSVIIYPEGTRSEDGRLLPLKKGGFIIAARSKRDIVPIKIKYRKKIIQSKGSFLINPFQVVDAYIYDPIKSDRADVNELLKKIESLLT
- the folK gene encoding 2-amino-4-hydroxy-6-hydroxymethyldihydropteridine diphosphokinase gives rise to the protein MKKAILSLGSNIGDRKAFIKRALQCLSKEITIKKISSIYESCSLLKDGQNDYYNIAISAETNYTPEEFLLFIKEVETSVGRLDRGKWLPREIDIDIIDYNGEVICNEFICIPHKLMHKRSFVLYPLRDICVNYMHPVSRKHINNMINNLSDKLEIKKVGEIYGNFNNL